From a single Micromonospora pallida genomic region:
- a CDS encoding zf-HC2 domain-containing protein, with translation MRHTGNQPGLSADYLTMTCDDVRAALSARLDGEDPGTPPATLDAHTLTCAGCRSWLARAEQVTRLVRVQSVAVPDLTASVLAAVAADEQAARTAARAAVRARRQVLRVAVAVAAAAQFAIALPILLAGLGVDVDPHTSREMASFDVALAVGFALAAYRPERAQAFVPVAFVLAVCLAGTSAVDIANSTTALVHEIGHLAAVVQAGLLWALGRTSRQLDPPVAAPAVAGPR, from the coding sequence ATGCGCCACACCGGGAACCAACCCGGCCTGAGCGCCGACTATCTCACCATGACATGCGACGACGTACGCGCGGCGCTGTCGGCGCGGCTGGATGGCGAGGATCCGGGCACGCCGCCGGCCACGCTGGACGCGCACACCTTGACCTGCGCCGGGTGCCGGAGTTGGCTGGCCCGGGCCGAGCAGGTGACCCGGCTGGTCCGGGTGCAGTCGGTGGCCGTGCCCGACCTGACCGCGTCGGTGCTGGCGGCGGTGGCCGCTGACGAGCAGGCGGCCCGGACGGCCGCCCGGGCGGCCGTCCGCGCCCGGCGGCAGGTGCTCCGGGTGGCGGTGGCGGTGGCCGCGGCCGCCCAGTTCGCCATCGCCCTGCCGATCCTCCTCGCCGGCCTGGGGGTGGACGTGGATCCGCACACCAGCCGGGAGATGGCCTCCTTCGACGTGGCGCTCGCGGTGGGCTTCGCGCTGGCCGCGTACCGGCCGGAACGGGCGCAGGCGTTCGTGCCGGTCGCCTTCGTGCTCGCGGTCTGCCTCGCCGGCACCAGCGCGGTGGACATCGCCAACTCGACGACCGCCCTGGTGCATGAGATCGGTCACCTGGCCGCGGTGGTCCAGGCCGGGCTGCTCTGGGCGCTGGGCCGCACCAGCCGTCAGCTCGACCCCCCGGTCGCGGCACCTGCTGTCGCCGGACCGAGGTGA
- a CDS encoding sigma-70 family RNA polymerase sigma factor, whose amino-acid sequence MDAAGVGRTADAPGDRARARPGQPTDPAATGPDAATQWALTARSGDPVAQAAFVRLTQAEVWRFVAALIDPDNADDLTQETYLRAFRALPAFEGRASARTWLLGIARRACADHLRTVVRRRRLDERLAAQAHTDRPHPDPAGHLGAADLLRRLPAERREAFVLTQVLGLSYAEAAAVGDVPVGTIRSRVARARGDLIEAVGDALGT is encoded by the coding sequence ATGGACGCCGCCGGGGTCGGCCGCACCGCCGACGCCCCTGGCGATCGTGCGCGGGCGAGGCCGGGCCAGCCGACGGACCCCGCCGCCACCGGGCCGGACGCGGCGACCCAGTGGGCGCTGACCGCCCGCAGCGGGGACCCGGTGGCGCAGGCCGCATTCGTCCGGCTCACCCAGGCCGAGGTGTGGCGTTTCGTCGCCGCCCTGATCGACCCGGACAACGCCGACGACCTCACCCAGGAGACCTACCTGCGGGCGTTCCGGGCGCTGCCGGCGTTCGAGGGCCGGGCCAGCGCGCGTACCTGGCTGCTCGGCATCGCCCGTCGGGCCTGCGCCGACCACCTGCGCACCGTGGTCCGGCGGCGGCGACTCGACGAACGGCTCGCCGCGCAGGCGCACACCGACCGGCCGCACCCCGACCCGGCCGGCCACCTCGGCGCCGCCGACCTGCTCCGCCGGCTCCCCGCCGAACGGCGCGAGGCGTTCGTGCTCACCCAGGTCCTCGGCCTGTCGTACGCGGAGGCGGCGGCGGTCGGCGACGTGCCGGTGGGCACGATCCGTTCCCGGGTGGCCCGGGCGCGGGGCGACCTGATCGAGGCGGTCGGCGACGCCCTGGGCACCTGA
- a CDS encoding MauE/DoxX family redox-associated membrane protein, whose amino-acid sequence MIVTPSRTRAVSWPLLRPWLGVAARLGLAAVWFLAGGSKVGDLAASGRAVNAYQVMPYDLATVVGAALPFVELALGVLLLVGLATRLAAGVSAALLLVFVAGIASAWARGLAIDCGCFGGGGELAAGQHPAYLPEILRDLGFLALAGFLLIWPRTPASADGWLAGEPAVEDEDE is encoded by the coding sequence ATGATCGTGACCCCATCCCGCACCCGGGCCGTGAGCTGGCCCCTGCTGCGTCCCTGGCTCGGCGTCGCGGCCCGGCTCGGCCTCGCCGCGGTGTGGTTCCTCGCCGGCGGCAGCAAGGTCGGCGACCTGGCCGCCTCCGGACGGGCGGTGAACGCGTACCAGGTCATGCCGTACGACCTGGCGACGGTGGTCGGCGCGGCGCTGCCCTTCGTGGAACTGGCGCTCGGCGTCCTGCTGCTGGTGGGGCTGGCGACCCGACTCGCCGCCGGGGTCTCCGCGGCGCTGCTGCTGGTCTTCGTCGCCGGCATCGCCTCCGCCTGGGCGCGTGGGCTCGCCATCGACTGCGGATGCTTCGGCGGCGGTGGGGAACTCGCCGCCGGGCAGCACCCCGCCTACCTCCCGGAGATCCTCCGGGACCTGGGTTTCCTGGCGCTCGCCGGGTTCCTGCTGATCTGGCCCCGCACCCCCGCCTCGGCGGACGGGTGGCTCGCGGGCGAACCGGCCGTGGAGGACGAGGATGAGTAG
- a CDS encoding DsbA family protein encodes MSSRKGQKGASRVVREQLARERRRRRMLWTSVAAVVVLAVAGLIGWSVYAGQRSTEYTAPTGANDAGTGIVSGSGPVTVDVYEDFICPACKQFEQASGPTLDALVAQGKIRVVYHPVAYLNRFSTTEYSTRSSAASGCAAEGGRFREYAKALFERQPPEGGAGLSDDELTEIAAGAGLDRDGFASCLREGTFKPWAEHVTEEASRDGITGTPTVLVDGEPVRNPTPEAITAAVEAAS; translated from the coding sequence ATGAGTAGTCGCAAGGGGCAGAAGGGGGCCTCGCGGGTGGTCCGTGAACAGCTCGCCCGGGAACGGCGCCGACGCCGGATGCTCTGGACCTCGGTGGCCGCCGTGGTGGTGCTGGCCGTCGCCGGACTGATCGGCTGGAGCGTCTACGCCGGGCAGCGCTCCACCGAGTACACCGCCCCGACCGGCGCGAACGACGCGGGCACCGGGATCGTCTCCGGTTCGGGCCCGGTCACCGTCGACGTGTACGAGGACTTCATCTGCCCGGCCTGCAAGCAGTTCGAGCAGGCCAGCGGCCCCACCCTGGACGCGCTCGTCGCGCAGGGGAAGATCCGGGTGGTGTACCACCCGGTGGCGTACCTGAACCGCTTCTCCACCACCGAGTACTCGACCCGCTCGTCGGCGGCGTCCGGCTGTGCCGCCGAGGGCGGCCGGTTCCGCGAGTACGCCAAGGCCCTCTTCGAGCGGCAGCCGCCGGAGGGCGGCGCGGGACTCAGCGACGACGAGCTGACCGAGATCGCCGCCGGAGCCGGCCTCGACCGGGACGGGTTCGCCTCCTGCCTGCGTGAGGGGACGTTCAAGCCGTGGGCCGAGCACGTCACCGAGGAGGCGAGCCGGGACGGGATCACCGGCACCCCGACCGTGCTGGTCGACGGCGAGCCGGTGCGGAACCCGACCCCGGAGGCCATCACCGCCGCCGTCGAGGCGGCATCGTGA